Proteins encoded together in one Impatiens glandulifera chromosome 1, dImpGla2.1, whole genome shotgun sequence window:
- the LOC124919993 gene encoding maltose excess protein 1-like, chloroplastic, with protein sequence MAGFLTVSGPGRLLHPFNYHRLSSVHPSTVIIQRTSTNSKRHLFVHDKLCCKFLHVGCPSLIPPLNKRLKRVPASDSDNRQGEGSDSLEEWDVMTAKFSAAASVPFLLLQLPQIILNARNLLAGNKTALFAVPWLGMLTGLLGNLSLLSYFAKKKEVEAVTVQTLGVISTYVVIVQLAMAEAMPLPIFIIISVVVASGLLLNFLSFFGWLSPGLWRAWEDFTTIGGLSVLPQVMWSTFVPFVPNSILPGGVSFVIAVTAVTLARMNKLSKKGVEFIGAVSGWTATLLFMWMAVAQMWTNFLNPDNIKGLSAFSMLLGMLGNGLMIPRSLFVRDLMWFTGSVWGSLFYGWGNLLALYCFNCISKEFFLAATAGACLWIGFSFWKDTEVYGHGSPLTSLKELVCGR encoded by the exons ATGGCTGGATTTCTCACTGTCTCCGGTCCTGGGAGACTACTCCATCCTTTCAATTACCACCGATTATCTTCCGTTCATCCATCTACAGTCATAATCCAGAGAACTTCAACCAATTCCAAACGTCATTTATTCGTTCACGATAAACTCTGCTGCAAGTTCTTACATGTGGGTTGTCCATCATTAATCCCACCGCTCAATAAAAGGCTCAAACGGGTCCCTGCTTCTGATTCCGACAATCGCCAGGGGGAG GGCAGTGATAGTTTAGAGGAATGGGATGTGATGACAGCAAAGTTTTCGGCAGCTGCAAGTGTGCCATTTCTGCTCCTGCAATTACCCCAGATCATACTCAATGCTCGTAATCTTTTGGCAGGGAATAAGACAGCACTTTTTGCTGTTCCTTGGCTG GGAATGCTCACTGGATTGCTGGGAAATCTATCGTTACTATCTTATTTTGCTAAGAAGAAGGAAGTTGAGGCGGTTACAGTGCAGACACTTGGTGTAATATCCACTTATGTTGTTATTGTTCAGCTGGCAATGGCTGAAGCTATGCCTTTGCCTATTTTCATAATCATCTCGGTCGTTGTTGCTTCTGGTCTCCTATTAAATTTCTTGAGTTTCTTTGGTTGGCTTAGTCCTGGATTGTGGCGAGCTTGGGAAGATTTTACTACTATTGGAGGTCTTTCTGTGCTCCCACAA GTTATGTGGTCAACTTTTGTACCATTTGTACCGAATAGTATTTTGCCTGGAGGAGTGTCTTTTGTTATAGCTGTGACAGCTGTTACTTTG GCACGAATGAACAAACTTTCCAAGAAAGGTGTAGAGTTTATCGGAGCAGTTTCAGGATGGACTGCTACACTTCTTTTCATGTGGATGGCAGTTGCACAAATG TGGACTAATTTCCTGAACCCGGATAACATCAAAGGTCTATCGGCTTTCTCAATGTTGCTTGGAATGCTTGGGAACGGGCTAATGATACCACGTTCTCTCTTTGTACGCGATTTAATGTG GTTTACTGGTTCAGTTTGGGGATCTCTCTTTTATGGATGGGGAAATCTCTTAGCTCTATACTG CTTTAACTGCATTAGCAAGGAATTCTTCTTGGCAGCAACAGCAGGCGCGTGCCTTTGGATAG GCTTCTCTTTCTGGAAAGACACCGAGGTTTATGGACACGGTTCGCCTTTGACATCTTTGAAGGAGTTAGTTTGTGGCCGTTag
- the LOC124946143 gene encoding uncharacterized mitochondrial protein AtMg00810-like, producing the protein MKKLGELGTFLGLQIENFDKGLFVSQINYAKKLVEKFGMTDGKKSYTPFDVNPRLSRDEGTCLPDPRPYRALVGSLIYLTITRFDIAYVVGVVSRYMQEPRKPHLEEAKKILKYINTSLDIGLLYEKDANFVLQGYAYADFAGDRDDQRSTSEFVFFVETLAYLGVEGNKDRNPCLQ; encoded by the coding sequence atgaagaagcttGGTGAACTTGGAACTTTCCTTGGTCTGCAAATCGAAAATTTCGATAAAGGTTTGTTTGTATCGCAGATCAACTACGCAAAGAAGTTGGTAGAAAAATTTGGTATGACTGATGGAAAAAAGAGCTATACTCCTTTCGACGTAAATCCTAGACTTAGTCGAGACGAAGGAACATGTCTACCAGATCCTCGTCCGTATCGTGCTCTTGTAGGAAGTCTGATTTATTTGACTATAACAAGGTTTGACATTGCTTATGTAGTTGGAgtggtgagtcgatacatgcagGAGCCAAGGAAACCACACCTCGAGGAAGCGAAGAAAATTCTGAAGTATATTAATACCTCACTAGATATTGGTCTACTATATGAGAAAGATGCAAATTTTGTTTTGCAAGGATATGCATATGCTGACTTTGCTGGAGATCGAGACGATCAAAGGTCCACATCtgagtttgttttctttgtgGAAACACTAGCATATCTTGGAGTAGAAGGAAACAAGGATCGAAATCCTTGTCTACAATAG
- the LOC124919992 gene encoding dual specificity protein kinase YAK1 homolog isoform X3, with translation MNEINIIRSNSSCSSSSKEGEPQVTSSSSSKEVLRAVPWCPTQFPFSPFSPVTVDTDVKLQQSSRLVVRRPLVARLTKYIGETYKTCNPQFQYSEELPKRYLTSPSAGVCNDGHDNANSDLILVVNNVLSNSGSQRRYIVKEMLGHGTFGQVAKCWVPETKSFVAVKIIKNQPAYHQQALVEVCILTTLNMKYDPEDKHHIVRIYDHFVFQRHLCIAFELLDSNLYELIKQNQFRGLSLNIVQLFSKQILHGLSLMKDAGIIHCDLKPENILLYSSTKPAAVKIIDFGSACTEDRTVYSYIQSRYYRSPEVLLGYQYTTAIDMWSFGCIVAELFLGIPLFPGASEFDLLKRMIKILGEQPPDYVLKEAKNTSKFFKFVGNGSSRDEGNEHSIRSQSVYQTLGEEEYEARELKKPLIGKEYFKHMNLEAIVKEYPYRRSSCEEDLVKEIEIRLALIDFLRGLVQFDPAKRWSPLQASNHPFVTGEPFTQPYKPLPESPRVPLSQNVKVDHHPAGGHWFAAGLSPNISGRTRFPMPNSPHFQVAPHGYYGSYGSLGSHGSYTDNYGFVGGSYGSYGDNSNMHAYFSPVGPSVMKSGIPILGSSPDARLRIPQLPHMHNLGVSPSAGNFVPMSLGTSPSQFTPPCSYGHVSAGSLGQFGPTSPLGKGGTPVSHFNRRKNMEYSANLHSQENPSIPHWQGQMAEGTSYGQIETTSQGIGGTPSLHLQSATNAPSWKKQQSGPGYYVPHNVPHNVGGSFAVGSNMQFSHLKGTAYDKPKASLNLPDPGDWDPNYSEDLFLQDDGSELSNIDSEFNKKFHLDPALPPLYVSKHNHVPGTTSGSSMQRPNGSVQPTKGSHFMNHFPSNSSPSRLGQQPIQRFNPGRSTSSIKVQQSPSGFNFGGPGGPLSPKSSQFSNGRRGNLPVTTNIPPTSRGRKDYSGIT, from the exons ATGAACGAGATCAACATCATCAGAAGTAATAGTAgttgtagtagtagtagtaagGAAGGTGAACCGCAAGTTACATCTTCGTCCTCGTCCAAAGAGGTGCTGCGTGCAGTTCCATGGTGTCCTACCCAATTTCCTTTCTCGCCTTTTTCTCCTGTAACTGTTGATACTGACGTCAAGCTTCAACAGTCATCACGCCTTGTTGTTAGAAGACCT TTGGTGGCAAGGTTGACAAAGTATATTGGGGAAACATACAAAACATGTAATCCTCAATTCCAGTACTCAGAGGAGTTACCAAAGCGATACTTGACAAGTCCCTCTGCCGGCGTATGTAATGATGGACATGATAATGCAAACTCAGACCTTATACTGGTTGTGAACAATGTGCTAAGTAATTCAGGATCACAACGAAG GTACATTGTTAAAGAGATGCTTGGTCATGGGACTTTTGGACAGGTCGCCAAATGCTGGGTTCCAGAGACAAAGAGTTTTGTAGCTGTGAAGATCATTAAAAATCAACCTGCATATCACCAACAAGCTTTGGTTGAAGTTTGCATTTTGACAACG TTAAACATGAAGTATGATCCCGAGGATAAACATCATATTGTTAGGATTTATGATCATTTTGTGTTCCAACGACATTTGTGCATAGCATTTGAGCTACTTGACTCAAACCT GTACGAGCTTATCAAACAGAATCAATTTAGAGGGTTATCATTAAACATTGTTCAGCTCTTCTCAAAGCAG ATTTTGCATGGATTATCACTTATGAAAGATGCTGGTATAATTCATTGTGATTTGAAGCCAGAAAATATTCTTCTCTACAG CAGCACGAAGCCAGCAGCAGTTAAGATTATCGATTTTGGATCAGCGTGCACGGAAGACCGAACTGTTTACTCATACATTCAG AGTCGTTACTATAGGTCTCCTGAAGTCTTGCTTGGCTACCA GTATACAACCGCTATTGATATGTGGTCTTTTGGATGCATAGTAGCTGAACTTTTTTTAGGAATACCACTTTTCCCAGGAGCATCAGAGTTTGATCTACTCAAACGGATGATAAAAATACTCGG AGAACAACCCCCAGATTATGTATTAAAAGAGGCCAAAAACACAAGCAAGTTCTTCAAGTTTGTTGGTAATGGTAGTAGCCGTGATGAGGGAAATGAACATTCTATCCGCAGCCAAAGCGTCTACCAAACATTAGgcgaagaagaatatgaagca AGGGAGTTGAAAAAGCCTTTGATTGGAAAAGAGTATTTTAAACACATGAACCTTGAGGCAATTGTCAAGGAGTATCCTTACCGGAGGAGCTCGTGTGAAGAAGACCTTGTTAAAG AAATTGAAATACGCTTAGCATTGATTGACTTTTTGCGAGGGCTTGTCCAGTTTGATCCTGCTAAAAGATGGTCCCCTTTGCAA GCTTCAAATCACCCTTTTGTGACTGGCGAACCTTTCACACAACCTTACAAACCTCTACCAGAGTCTCCTCGTGTG CCCTTGTCGCAAAATGTAAAAGTGGATCATCACCCAGCTGGAGGTCATTGGTTTGCTGCTGGCCTTTCTCCTAAT ATATCTGGAAGAACCAGATTTCCTATGCCCAATAGCCCTCATTTTCAAGTGGCTCCACATGGATATTATGGTAGTTATGGTAGCCTAGGAAGCCATGGAAGCTATACCGATAACTATGGGTTTGTGGGTGGCAGCTATGGAAGCTATGGAGATAATAGCAACATGCATGCGTACTTCTCACCGGTTGGTCCGTCAGTTATGAAGAGTGGTATACCTATTCTAGGAAGCAGTCCTGATGCCAGGCTGAGAATCCCTCAACTTCCCCATATGCATAACCTTGGTGTGAGCCCATCTGCCGGAAATTTTGTGCCAATGTCTCTTGGAACGAGTCCTTCTCAATTTACACCTCCCTGCTCATATGGCCATGTTTCTGCTGGTTCTCTTGGACAATTTGGTCCAACTTCACCACTGGGTAAGGGGGGGACTCCGGTCAGCCATTTCAACAGGAGAAAAAATATGGAATATTCCGCTAATTTGCATTCTCAAGAAAATCCGTCAATTCCTCATTGGCAAGGGCAAATGGCTGAAGGTACAAGCTATGGCCAAATTGAAACAACATCTCAAGGGATTGGTGGCACTCCTTCCTTGCACTTGCAGTCAGCTACAAATGCTCCAAGCTGGAAGAAGCAACAGAGTGGGCCTGGATACTACGTTCCGCATAATGTTCCGCATAATGTTGGAGGTTCGTTTGCAGTTGGGTCTAATATGCAATTCTCGCACCTGAAGGGAACTGCTTATGATAAGCCAAAGGCTAGCCTAAATTTGCCTGATCCTGGAGATTGGGATCCCAATTATAG CGAGGATCTATTTCTGCAAGACGATGGTTCCGAATTGAGCAACATAGATTCAGAGTTCAACAAAAAATTTCATCTTGATCCAGCTTTACCTCCATTGTACGTGAGCAAGCACAACCATGTTCCAGGCACGACTTCTGGCTCTTCAATGCAAAG ACCAAATGGATCCGTCCAACCA ACAAAGGGTTCACATTTTATGAACCATTTCCCGTCAAATTCTTCTCCAAGCCGTCTTGGCCAGCAACCAATCCAGCGGTTCAACCCGGGAAGATCAACATCATCAATTAAGGTCCAACAATCTCCTTCTGGTTTCAACTTCGGTGGTCCTGGTGGTCCTCTTTCGCCTAAGAGTAGCCAATTTAGCAATG GGCGCAGAGGCAACCTTCCAGTGACGACAAACATTCCTCCGACTTCTCGTGGAAGAAAGGACTACAGTGGAATCACGTAG
- the LOC124919992 gene encoding dual specificity protein kinase YAK1 homolog isoform X1: MNEINIIRSNSSCSSSSKEGEPQVTSSSSSKEVLRAVPWCPTQFPFSPFSPVTVDTDVKLQQSSRLVVRRPLVARLTKYIGETYKTCNPQFQYSEELPKRYLTSPSAGVCNDGHDNANSDLILVVNNVLSNSGSQRRYIVKEMLGHGTFGQVAKCWVPETKSFVAVKIIKNQPAYHQQALVEVCILTTLNMKYDPEDKHHIVRIYDHFVFQRHLCIAFELLDSNLYELIKQNQFRGLSLNIVQLFSKQILHGLSLMKDAGIIHCDLKPENILLYSSTKPAAVKIIDFGSACTEDRTVYSYIQSRYYRSPEVLLGYQYTTAIDMWSFGCIVAELFLGIPLFPGASEFDLLKRMIKILGEQPPDYVLKEAKNTSKFFKFVGNGSSRDEGNEHSIRSQSVYQTLGEEEYEARELKKPLIGKEYFKHMNLEAIVKEYPYRRSSCEEDLVKEIEIRLALIDFLRGLVQFDPAKRWSPLQASNHPFVTGEPFTQPYKPLPESPRVPLSQNVKVDHHPAGGHWFAAGLSPNISGRTRFPMPNSPHFQVAPHGYYGSYGSLGSHGSYTDNYGFVGGSYGSYGDNSNMHAYFSPVGPSVMKSGIPILGSSPDARLRIPQLPHMHNLGVSPSAGNFVPMSLGTSPSQFTPPCSYGHVSAGSLGQFGPTSPLGKGGTPVSHFNRRKNMEYSANLHSQENPSIPHWQGQMAEGTSYGQIETTSQGIGGTPSLHLQSATNAPSWKKQQSGPGYYVPHNVPHNVGGSFAVGSNMQFSHLKGTAYDKPKASLNLPDPGDWDPNYSEDLFLQDDGSELSNIDSEFNKKFHLDPALPPLYVSKHNHVPGTTSGSSMQRPNGSVQPFLHGEDTETHGGHARYVTKGSHFMNHFPSNSSPSRLGQQPIQRFNPGRSTSSIKVQQSPSGFNFGGPGGPLSPKSSQFSNGRRGNLPVTTNIPPTSRGRKDYSGIT, encoded by the exons ATGAACGAGATCAACATCATCAGAAGTAATAGTAgttgtagtagtagtagtaagGAAGGTGAACCGCAAGTTACATCTTCGTCCTCGTCCAAAGAGGTGCTGCGTGCAGTTCCATGGTGTCCTACCCAATTTCCTTTCTCGCCTTTTTCTCCTGTAACTGTTGATACTGACGTCAAGCTTCAACAGTCATCACGCCTTGTTGTTAGAAGACCT TTGGTGGCAAGGTTGACAAAGTATATTGGGGAAACATACAAAACATGTAATCCTCAATTCCAGTACTCAGAGGAGTTACCAAAGCGATACTTGACAAGTCCCTCTGCCGGCGTATGTAATGATGGACATGATAATGCAAACTCAGACCTTATACTGGTTGTGAACAATGTGCTAAGTAATTCAGGATCACAACGAAG GTACATTGTTAAAGAGATGCTTGGTCATGGGACTTTTGGACAGGTCGCCAAATGCTGGGTTCCAGAGACAAAGAGTTTTGTAGCTGTGAAGATCATTAAAAATCAACCTGCATATCACCAACAAGCTTTGGTTGAAGTTTGCATTTTGACAACG TTAAACATGAAGTATGATCCCGAGGATAAACATCATATTGTTAGGATTTATGATCATTTTGTGTTCCAACGACATTTGTGCATAGCATTTGAGCTACTTGACTCAAACCT GTACGAGCTTATCAAACAGAATCAATTTAGAGGGTTATCATTAAACATTGTTCAGCTCTTCTCAAAGCAG ATTTTGCATGGATTATCACTTATGAAAGATGCTGGTATAATTCATTGTGATTTGAAGCCAGAAAATATTCTTCTCTACAG CAGCACGAAGCCAGCAGCAGTTAAGATTATCGATTTTGGATCAGCGTGCACGGAAGACCGAACTGTTTACTCATACATTCAG AGTCGTTACTATAGGTCTCCTGAAGTCTTGCTTGGCTACCA GTATACAACCGCTATTGATATGTGGTCTTTTGGATGCATAGTAGCTGAACTTTTTTTAGGAATACCACTTTTCCCAGGAGCATCAGAGTTTGATCTACTCAAACGGATGATAAAAATACTCGG AGAACAACCCCCAGATTATGTATTAAAAGAGGCCAAAAACACAAGCAAGTTCTTCAAGTTTGTTGGTAATGGTAGTAGCCGTGATGAGGGAAATGAACATTCTATCCGCAGCCAAAGCGTCTACCAAACATTAGgcgaagaagaatatgaagca AGGGAGTTGAAAAAGCCTTTGATTGGAAAAGAGTATTTTAAACACATGAACCTTGAGGCAATTGTCAAGGAGTATCCTTACCGGAGGAGCTCGTGTGAAGAAGACCTTGTTAAAG AAATTGAAATACGCTTAGCATTGATTGACTTTTTGCGAGGGCTTGTCCAGTTTGATCCTGCTAAAAGATGGTCCCCTTTGCAA GCTTCAAATCACCCTTTTGTGACTGGCGAACCTTTCACACAACCTTACAAACCTCTACCAGAGTCTCCTCGTGTG CCCTTGTCGCAAAATGTAAAAGTGGATCATCACCCAGCTGGAGGTCATTGGTTTGCTGCTGGCCTTTCTCCTAAT ATATCTGGAAGAACCAGATTTCCTATGCCCAATAGCCCTCATTTTCAAGTGGCTCCACATGGATATTATGGTAGTTATGGTAGCCTAGGAAGCCATGGAAGCTATACCGATAACTATGGGTTTGTGGGTGGCAGCTATGGAAGCTATGGAGATAATAGCAACATGCATGCGTACTTCTCACCGGTTGGTCCGTCAGTTATGAAGAGTGGTATACCTATTCTAGGAAGCAGTCCTGATGCCAGGCTGAGAATCCCTCAACTTCCCCATATGCATAACCTTGGTGTGAGCCCATCTGCCGGAAATTTTGTGCCAATGTCTCTTGGAACGAGTCCTTCTCAATTTACACCTCCCTGCTCATATGGCCATGTTTCTGCTGGTTCTCTTGGACAATTTGGTCCAACTTCACCACTGGGTAAGGGGGGGACTCCGGTCAGCCATTTCAACAGGAGAAAAAATATGGAATATTCCGCTAATTTGCATTCTCAAGAAAATCCGTCAATTCCTCATTGGCAAGGGCAAATGGCTGAAGGTACAAGCTATGGCCAAATTGAAACAACATCTCAAGGGATTGGTGGCACTCCTTCCTTGCACTTGCAGTCAGCTACAAATGCTCCAAGCTGGAAGAAGCAACAGAGTGGGCCTGGATACTACGTTCCGCATAATGTTCCGCATAATGTTGGAGGTTCGTTTGCAGTTGGGTCTAATATGCAATTCTCGCACCTGAAGGGAACTGCTTATGATAAGCCAAAGGCTAGCCTAAATTTGCCTGATCCTGGAGATTGGGATCCCAATTATAG CGAGGATCTATTTCTGCAAGACGATGGTTCCGAATTGAGCAACATAGATTCAGAGTTCAACAAAAAATTTCATCTTGATCCAGCTTTACCTCCATTGTACGTGAGCAAGCACAACCATGTTCCAGGCACGACTTCTGGCTCTTCAATGCAAAG ACCAAATGGATCCGTCCAACCATTTTTACATGGAGAAGACACTGAAACGCATGGTGGGCATGCCAGATACGTGACAAAGGGTTCACATTTTATGAACCATTTCCCGTCAAATTCTTCTCCAAGCCGTCTTGGCCAGCAACCAATCCAGCGGTTCAACCCGGGAAGATCAACATCATCAATTAAGGTCCAACAATCTCCTTCTGGTTTCAACTTCGGTGGTCCTGGTGGTCCTCTTTCGCCTAAGAGTAGCCAATTTAGCAATG GGCGCAGAGGCAACCTTCCAGTGACGACAAACATTCCTCCGACTTCTCGTGGAAGAAAGGACTACAGTGGAATCACGTAG
- the LOC124919992 gene encoding dual specificity protein kinase YAK1 homolog isoform X2, which produces MNEINIIRSNSSCSSSSKEGEPQVTSSSSSKEVLRAVPWCPTQFPFSPFSPVTVDTDVKLQQSSRLVVRRPLVARLTKYIGETYKTCNPQFQYSEELPKRYLTSPSAGVCNDGHDNANSDLILVVNNVLSNSGSQRRYIVKEMLGHGTFGQVAKCWVPETKSFVAVKIIKNQPAYHQQALVEVCILTTLNMKYDPEDKHHIVRIYDHFVFQRHLCIAFELLDSNLYELIKQNQFRGLSLNIVQLFSKQILHGLSLMKDAGIIHCDLKPENILLYSTKPAAVKIIDFGSACTEDRTVYSYIQSRYYRSPEVLLGYQYTTAIDMWSFGCIVAELFLGIPLFPGASEFDLLKRMIKILGEQPPDYVLKEAKNTSKFFKFVGNGSSRDEGNEHSIRSQSVYQTLGEEEYEARELKKPLIGKEYFKHMNLEAIVKEYPYRRSSCEEDLVKEIEIRLALIDFLRGLVQFDPAKRWSPLQASNHPFVTGEPFTQPYKPLPESPRVPLSQNVKVDHHPAGGHWFAAGLSPNISGRTRFPMPNSPHFQVAPHGYYGSYGSLGSHGSYTDNYGFVGGSYGSYGDNSNMHAYFSPVGPSVMKSGIPILGSSPDARLRIPQLPHMHNLGVSPSAGNFVPMSLGTSPSQFTPPCSYGHVSAGSLGQFGPTSPLGKGGTPVSHFNRRKNMEYSANLHSQENPSIPHWQGQMAEGTSYGQIETTSQGIGGTPSLHLQSATNAPSWKKQQSGPGYYVPHNVPHNVGGSFAVGSNMQFSHLKGTAYDKPKASLNLPDPGDWDPNYSEDLFLQDDGSELSNIDSEFNKKFHLDPALPPLYVSKHNHVPGTTSGSSMQRPNGSVQPFLHGEDTETHGGHARYVTKGSHFMNHFPSNSSPSRLGQQPIQRFNPGRSTSSIKVQQSPSGFNFGGPGGPLSPKSSQFSNGRRGNLPVTTNIPPTSRGRKDYSGIT; this is translated from the exons ATGAACGAGATCAACATCATCAGAAGTAATAGTAgttgtagtagtagtagtaagGAAGGTGAACCGCAAGTTACATCTTCGTCCTCGTCCAAAGAGGTGCTGCGTGCAGTTCCATGGTGTCCTACCCAATTTCCTTTCTCGCCTTTTTCTCCTGTAACTGTTGATACTGACGTCAAGCTTCAACAGTCATCACGCCTTGTTGTTAGAAGACCT TTGGTGGCAAGGTTGACAAAGTATATTGGGGAAACATACAAAACATGTAATCCTCAATTCCAGTACTCAGAGGAGTTACCAAAGCGATACTTGACAAGTCCCTCTGCCGGCGTATGTAATGATGGACATGATAATGCAAACTCAGACCTTATACTGGTTGTGAACAATGTGCTAAGTAATTCAGGATCACAACGAAG GTACATTGTTAAAGAGATGCTTGGTCATGGGACTTTTGGACAGGTCGCCAAATGCTGGGTTCCAGAGACAAAGAGTTTTGTAGCTGTGAAGATCATTAAAAATCAACCTGCATATCACCAACAAGCTTTGGTTGAAGTTTGCATTTTGACAACG TTAAACATGAAGTATGATCCCGAGGATAAACATCATATTGTTAGGATTTATGATCATTTTGTGTTCCAACGACATTTGTGCATAGCATTTGAGCTACTTGACTCAAACCT GTACGAGCTTATCAAACAGAATCAATTTAGAGGGTTATCATTAAACATTGTTCAGCTCTTCTCAAAGCAG ATTTTGCATGGATTATCACTTATGAAAGATGCTGGTATAATTCATTGTGATTTGAAGCCAGAAAATATTCTTCTCTACAG CACGAAGCCAGCAGCAGTTAAGATTATCGATTTTGGATCAGCGTGCACGGAAGACCGAACTGTTTACTCATACATTCAG AGTCGTTACTATAGGTCTCCTGAAGTCTTGCTTGGCTACCA GTATACAACCGCTATTGATATGTGGTCTTTTGGATGCATAGTAGCTGAACTTTTTTTAGGAATACCACTTTTCCCAGGAGCATCAGAGTTTGATCTACTCAAACGGATGATAAAAATACTCGG AGAACAACCCCCAGATTATGTATTAAAAGAGGCCAAAAACACAAGCAAGTTCTTCAAGTTTGTTGGTAATGGTAGTAGCCGTGATGAGGGAAATGAACATTCTATCCGCAGCCAAAGCGTCTACCAAACATTAGgcgaagaagaatatgaagca AGGGAGTTGAAAAAGCCTTTGATTGGAAAAGAGTATTTTAAACACATGAACCTTGAGGCAATTGTCAAGGAGTATCCTTACCGGAGGAGCTCGTGTGAAGAAGACCTTGTTAAAG AAATTGAAATACGCTTAGCATTGATTGACTTTTTGCGAGGGCTTGTCCAGTTTGATCCTGCTAAAAGATGGTCCCCTTTGCAA GCTTCAAATCACCCTTTTGTGACTGGCGAACCTTTCACACAACCTTACAAACCTCTACCAGAGTCTCCTCGTGTG CCCTTGTCGCAAAATGTAAAAGTGGATCATCACCCAGCTGGAGGTCATTGGTTTGCTGCTGGCCTTTCTCCTAAT ATATCTGGAAGAACCAGATTTCCTATGCCCAATAGCCCTCATTTTCAAGTGGCTCCACATGGATATTATGGTAGTTATGGTAGCCTAGGAAGCCATGGAAGCTATACCGATAACTATGGGTTTGTGGGTGGCAGCTATGGAAGCTATGGAGATAATAGCAACATGCATGCGTACTTCTCACCGGTTGGTCCGTCAGTTATGAAGAGTGGTATACCTATTCTAGGAAGCAGTCCTGATGCCAGGCTGAGAATCCCTCAACTTCCCCATATGCATAACCTTGGTGTGAGCCCATCTGCCGGAAATTTTGTGCCAATGTCTCTTGGAACGAGTCCTTCTCAATTTACACCTCCCTGCTCATATGGCCATGTTTCTGCTGGTTCTCTTGGACAATTTGGTCCAACTTCACCACTGGGTAAGGGGGGGACTCCGGTCAGCCATTTCAACAGGAGAAAAAATATGGAATATTCCGCTAATTTGCATTCTCAAGAAAATCCGTCAATTCCTCATTGGCAAGGGCAAATGGCTGAAGGTACAAGCTATGGCCAAATTGAAACAACATCTCAAGGGATTGGTGGCACTCCTTCCTTGCACTTGCAGTCAGCTACAAATGCTCCAAGCTGGAAGAAGCAACAGAGTGGGCCTGGATACTACGTTCCGCATAATGTTCCGCATAATGTTGGAGGTTCGTTTGCAGTTGGGTCTAATATGCAATTCTCGCACCTGAAGGGAACTGCTTATGATAAGCCAAAGGCTAGCCTAAATTTGCCTGATCCTGGAGATTGGGATCCCAATTATAG CGAGGATCTATTTCTGCAAGACGATGGTTCCGAATTGAGCAACATAGATTCAGAGTTCAACAAAAAATTTCATCTTGATCCAGCTTTACCTCCATTGTACGTGAGCAAGCACAACCATGTTCCAGGCACGACTTCTGGCTCTTCAATGCAAAG ACCAAATGGATCCGTCCAACCATTTTTACATGGAGAAGACACTGAAACGCATGGTGGGCATGCCAGATACGTGACAAAGGGTTCACATTTTATGAACCATTTCCCGTCAAATTCTTCTCCAAGCCGTCTTGGCCAGCAACCAATCCAGCGGTTCAACCCGGGAAGATCAACATCATCAATTAAGGTCCAACAATCTCCTTCTGGTTTCAACTTCGGTGGTCCTGGTGGTCCTCTTTCGCCTAAGAGTAGCCAATTTAGCAATG GGCGCAGAGGCAACCTTCCAGTGACGACAAACATTCCTCCGACTTCTCGTGGAAGAAAGGACTACAGTGGAATCACGTAG